Below is a window of Rhodamnia argentea isolate NSW1041297 chromosome 11, ASM2092103v1, whole genome shotgun sequence DNA.
GAACTGAGAAATTGTGCTAACGCTTAGACAACTTCAAAGCTCATTGCACCCTTCTGTCTTACCAGGCAAAGGCGAAGTCTCAAAGAAAAGCTGAAGCGAAGGCTCATCATTGAAGAGTTTGGGCGTTGTTTTATGTTGTGGATTAGGAAGAGTCACAATAATGGATTGGTAGGAATTTCACCAGCTTAACATGGCATAGATAGCTTTGGGCTGTTTCCAAATGCTTGTAGATCTTTGTTTTTCGTTTTATCTCTGAGAATCACTGGATCTGGGCATTGCCATTTGATGGCAATGGGCAACATCGGAATTTTTTCACTGGTTGTCTCATACTTTCTCCTGAGAAAATAATTCTCCTTGCTCACTAATGGCATCTTTGACTACTGTCTTTTCACCTCAGTTCGGGCTTCTGCTTAGCTATTCCTTGCGTCTCTTAGGAATATATGTCGTGAATATTCATCCGAAGTTCTTACTGCGGTACGCTCATGCACCTAGTCAATGTTATTTTGGTTCCTGAAAGGTAGGATTTCTTCTGGACAATTTCGGTCAGACCTGAAGCTCGAAGTATGGCGATTTCAATCAAATTCAGTGTATGATAATGGgacttgtttctttcttctcgcCTCTTTCGACTTATGGAGTTCTAGGTCAGATTCTTGGACAACAAATTGTTAAGTGTGGTGCTCTAGGCCGATTAGACTGCACGTGGACCGAAGTCATTCTCGGCCGAGAACCGGCGCAGTCGTAACCGATAAGCCCAAAAGAATCGAGCGGTTGAACTGAGAATCGCTGAAAGAGACGCCTCGTTTTTTGCTTAGCAGCAAACGAAATCGTACCATCCGCACGAAATCGTAGTACGTGCTTCacatttcttatcttttttcaaAGAGAGTTAAGTGCGCTTAGTTATTTAATCAGCCAATGATTGAAACAAGCTGTGGCTTACTTAAGTCACGCTTTGCCAGAGGATTCCAGCTTCCTCCCGACGCTCAGATAAAGCTCCTCCCGCCTCGCGCATTAAAAAACTAATTCAGCTAATGGCATTGTGGGGTCCCTTCTTGGCTTCACCTACCTCTCTTACGCAATTATTGTTTAATGGGTATGAAGTTGGCGCAGGAGAGGAGTAATCAATTCCTCTCGCTAGAAGTTTCGATTGAAAAATTAGATTTGCGTGACGTACGGCGAACGAATTTCTCCTGATTGTTCGCGAAGTCTTACAATCTTATCTCGACAGTGTTGGTAGACTCTCGCATGAAGAAGACGATGGCATCACTGATTTTCTTCAAAGGCTCCGTTTGATTTGTTTCGAGGAATATGcgagattttcgaaaaatatttttttttatatttgacaaaattatgaaaaagacaagaaaaatattttccgtcgtttgGCATGGAAAATCGGTTTGGCATAAcaaatcggatttgattttcctccgttGCCTCCGGTGcattaagaacaaaaaaaaaaaaaaaaggaaaaaaatcattttttagcaCAGTCAAAAAGTGATTCGAAGGTATTGATTAACGCGACCCCGTTTGCGAAGGTCACTCTCGACGAGCATCTTGATTGGGCGTTTATTCTATGGATCTTTGACTTCGACTGTGCATCTAAGATCCAAAGCGATTGAGCAAATTAAGGAAGGGGGGGTGGGGGGCCTCATCTAGCAAATTAATTTGGTGGGCCCCGCATATATTCCCCTCAATCTTGCCCAATGAGCTAAAATGCAATCGGGGATTTTACCGTTTCATAAAGATGTTGGGGGGGGGACAAGAGATCATGGCATTAGAGAAACACTTATCCTGGACCCAATAAAGAAAGCCCACAAAAAATCTGTCCGTTTCAGCCTTCAGCTTTTGGCGTGTATGAATCCATGATTAGCCGAGCAGCAAGACAATCAATTCGTTCATGCAGAATCTCAATTATGACCATTATTTTCTTGTGGAGATATACATTATAGGCAAAGTAAATTTGAGTGTCCTTCGGCTTGGCCGAAGAAAAGTGAGAGATTTCTAGGTTAATCATTTAAGgggggaaaattgttcaaaaagtcataaatcgaTTGGAcctatgtcaattcagtcctaaatatttcaattttactagttaaattggccaaagtgcaacaagtttaagattttttggacaaattttctcACCATTGAGCAAATTTCTGGTTGGTGCCCTTATGATGTATTTAAGTATATGATGATGATTGACTTGTTTCTCGTCTCGCTTTACTATTTTTTTCGGAGATAACGAACTTGGTGTCTGGATTTGATCTGGTCAACTACGTAGTGTTGGGTTGATCTTATCAAGTCATATACATTCGTCACGAGGATGTTAAAATGGAAGAGAACGGTCGGTGGGGGTAGCTTCAGTTGGATGGCGACACCGTCCGAGGTTGTGGATCGCGGCCTTAATGTTTGGAAGGAGGCAGACAGAATCGAATCGTATCTTTACTCGCCAAGACTCACTTGACATGATCCGCAACTTCCCGGCATTTCCCAAATCTGGTCAGCTTTGATAAATGATTACATTTTATCTATTACCTACATATAAAGAAAGAAGTGATTTTTTGATGAACGAAATTTTTGGTACTTACCCTTCATGGAAAACTCGAAATCTAGCGTATCTAATGCTTATTATGGTAAATACAAACGCGAAGATTGCAAGATTGTAATTGggacagtaaaaaaaaaaaaagaagggattcTCAACATCTTCAGTTCTAATCCCGATTTGAGAAATTTCAAccataccataaaaaattcggCCTCGGATTCAATTGTACCTCtcgaccaaaaaggaaaatttgaaaaaaaaaagttgtaccTACCAAAGAAAGAATGCCACGAAATGCCACGTTGGCAAAACTTTCCGCTTTTCATATATGCCCTACGCTTGTTTTCGGGGTCCTTCCTGCTCCCACAGCCTAGGCTGTGGTCAAAGGTTATGCGTTCGGACACAAACGATCGTTTGTTCCACGGCAATGTCTGCATGTTATTATGGCAACCCCTCCCCAAAGTCAAATTCCATGCACGTTCGTTGACCCCGACCAAAGCTAGCGATGCCACTAACCCCGTTCTTGTCACGCTTGCCCTTTCCAGCCAGCCAGCTGCCCGGTCCTACCCGATCGCGAGCCGATTTTTGTATCGACTTGCACAATAATTCCATCCATCCAAATCAATCACTCTCCCTGTTTATGAATTCGCTAAAGTCCTTTTAAATCTATAAAATCCGTCAATCCCCGTCGAGTTTTTAAACGAGCCAATGACGGTGTGGATCGCGTTTTGCTAAGCatccagaaaaacaaaaatctgcGATCCTGCCTTACAGTTTTTGGGGCCCAAAATCAACTGAAACTTCTCTGGTTTTTCCGTAATTATCTTCAAGTCCAGTGGCACTTGCCCAACCTGTTCGCCTTATAAAGATCATCCTACCAATTTTCTCTCCTcaaaggctctctctctctccccccttgCCCCCACCAACTCGCtttgctttctctctttctctctctccactgaCTCTCACTCACTTTCCTTCGCTTTcccggggaaaaaaaacaagaggagacgaaaggaaaagaaaggatgtCGTCGGACTTCGGGAAAGAAAGGATGTCGTCGGACTTCGGGAGCTCCAACAAGATCCGCCGCATTGTGACGATCCGGCAGATGCTGCGGCGCTGGCGCAGGAAGGCCGCCCAGGCGTCGACGGCGCCGCCCCCCGACGTCCCGGCGGGGCACGTGGCCGTGCTCGTGGGGGGCGGGTGCAGGAGGTACGTGGTGCCCGCGACGTACCTGAACCACCCAGTCTTCAGGCGGCTCCTCTCGCGCGCCGAGGAGGAGTACGGGTTCGCGAACCACGGCCCGCTCGCGATCCCCTGCGACGAGGCGGCGTTCGAGGAGATCCTCCGGACCGTGTCCCGGCCCGAGGAGCTCCAAAGGTGTTGCCACGCTGGATTCCGGAGTGGGCCCCAGGGCATCTTGAGCGAGTCGAGGCCGCTGCTCAACGGCGTCGCGGATTGAGGTTGGAGTTCCCGAGATGCGCGTGGGCTGAATTTTTCTCGACgatttctattttcctttttgatttttttttttgtgttttaatattcccccttttctttttctttttaccttttactttttttagtaGGATGGGCTTGTTGAGTAATTTTATTTCTTCATCAGAAGCTCTAGTAGGATTAGTTGGTGGTCAACGTCTGTTGTATATTCAGTGGTTGACTAATTGTAGGAAATCTCGGAGAATATCGAATTAgttgaaagaatgaaaattattATGTTTTAACCAAAGTTTGTCGTGTTCATAATGTTCGAATATTATTCCTGTAATTATCAACTATTGGATTTTGAATTAGGAGGTTGTGGTGGTATATTCCCATGCTTTTATTGCAACCTTTTCTTTCCAAATACCTTTCGGatatttctctttccttttattgatAGATTCAACCTTGTGATGTGCCGAATGCAATTGTACTTATTAGGCAATCccagatttcccaaaagaaaatttttgaatcatagaactttgaaaagattttgcgattccacaaaaaaaaaggaaaaaaaaaaggataaaatttcATGCATGGAATAGATGATCGGTTATATTTCGGGTCATTTCGCATGATACAAATccatgattgatttgatttcgaGGAGAATAGGGTTGAGATAAGGTCCTTTACCCTCGCGG
It encodes the following:
- the LOC115735689 gene encoding auxin-responsive protein SAUR50-like; translation: MSSDFGKERMSSDFGSSNKIRRIVTIRQMLRRWRRKAAQASTAPPPDVPAGHVAVLVGGGCRRYVVPATYLNHPVFRRLLSRAEEEYGFANHGPLAIPCDEAAFEEILRTVSRPEELQRCCHAGFRSGPQGILSESRPLLNGVAD